A genomic stretch from Chitinophaga agri includes:
- a CDS encoding FecR family protein has product MQTEKLKRILRQYLLGQAKEKESTVIEYWYESFDNEPVNTLSSQEEENLRLEIWRTIQPEIHIRKVHYPKRNLAAAAAVALLLAGSITAYLLTRKAVDSPYTTISTAIGEKKTIQLTDGSRLLLNAGSTVRIPADMTRERKLDIVDGEVFFDVKGDPAIPFIVQSGPLTTTVLGTSFNISAYASLNRVSVAVTQGKVSVARESGKAATLIKDQALTYDRKKDSTYLETLDRNMLEWQQGTLVLNDVSFNDMVVLMQKNFGITVTTQVQRIRDTRYTTELSATMEPVKAAEVLAAIHRLKIKVTGHEVLLYE; this is encoded by the coding sequence TTGCAAACTGAGAAACTGAAACGTATCCTCCGTCAATACCTGTTGGGCCAGGCAAAGGAGAAAGAATCCACGGTTATTGAATATTGGTACGAATCCTTTGATAATGAGCCAGTAAACACGTTAAGTTCCCAGGAAGAGGAAAACCTTCGCCTGGAGATATGGAGGACTATACAACCCGAGATACATATCCGGAAAGTCCACTATCCCAAAAGGAACCTGGCTGCCGCGGCCGCTGTAGCGTTATTGCTTGCCGGCAGCATCACTGCTTACCTGCTGACCAGGAAGGCGGTGGATTCCCCGTACACCACTATTTCTACCGCTATAGGAGAGAAAAAGACCATTCAGCTGACTGATGGTTCACGTTTGCTCCTGAACGCCGGTTCTACCGTCCGTATTCCTGCTGATATGACCCGGGAAAGAAAACTGGACATCGTGGACGGGGAGGTGTTCTTTGATGTCAAAGGCGACCCAGCAATACCGTTTATCGTGCAGAGCGGCCCGCTGACGACGACGGTATTAGGTACCTCTTTTAATATTTCTGCCTATGCTTCCCTGAACCGTGTAAGTGTCGCAGTAACGCAAGGAAAGGTAAGTGTAGCCCGGGAAAGCGGAAAAGCGGCTACGCTGATAAAGGACCAGGCTCTGACCTATGACCGAAAAAAGGACAGTACGTACCTGGAAACCCTGGATCGTAATATGCTGGAATGGCAGCAGGGGACTCTTGTGTTAAATGATGTTTCCTTTAATGATATGGTGGTACTGATGCAGAAGAACTTCGGTATTACGGTGACCACCCAGGTGCAGCGTATCCGCGATACCAGATATACCACAGAACTGTCTGCCACGATGGAACCTGTGAAAGCCGCGGAAGTACTGGCTGCCATTCATCGTCTGAAAATAAAAGTGACCGGCCACGAGGTACTATTATATGAATAA
- a CDS encoding RNA polymerase sigma factor gives MFETHISDVELLQLLKEDDTAAFEILYNRYWKSLYTRACQRVDPDDAKDLVQEVMLSLWRRRQEIPSFKEGEFTKYLHAAIKYRVISHYAFSTAEIKKLSFFDILDSQETNDLLETKELSANIAAAVGQLPARMQEIFRMSREEDLSIAEIARRLNISEQTVKNQLTDALRRVRNSLKERSSGEWVFLVAYLFCQVK, from the coding sequence ATGTTCGAAACGCATATCAGTGACGTGGAGTTGTTGCAGCTGCTAAAAGAAGATGATACCGCTGCTTTCGAGATCCTGTACAACCGTTATTGGAAATCATTGTATACCAGGGCTTGCCAGCGTGTAGATCCCGATGATGCCAAGGACCTCGTACAGGAAGTAATGCTTAGTCTCTGGCGCAGACGTCAGGAGATACCGTCATTTAAGGAGGGGGAATTTACCAAATACCTGCACGCCGCTATCAAGTACCGGGTGATCAGTCACTATGCCTTTAGCACGGCTGAAATTAAGAAATTGTCCTTTTTTGATATACTGGACAGCCAGGAGACCAATGACCTGCTGGAAACAAAGGAATTGTCGGCTAATATAGCCGCCGCCGTCGGCCAGCTGCCTGCGCGTATGCAGGAAATCTTCCGGATGAGCCGGGAAGAAGACCTCTCTATAGCCGAAATCGCCAGAAGGCTTAATATCTCCGAACAAACGGTTAAGAACCAACTAACTGACGCCCTTCGCCGGGTACGCAACTCGTTGAAGGAGCGTTCTTCCGGGGAGTGGGTGTTCCTGGTAGCCTACCTCTTCTGCCAGGTTAAATAA
- a CDS encoding MBL fold metallo-hydrolase: MEYVSNPALAGMQLPFEWKGTPVDDKGRFANYEYPHLYSLTDVLKWKLSRNPQRAEKKAEVWQPAIDHNEDFLHSQEDCIVWLGHASFFIRLAGVNILIDPVFYNVTMVKRVAPFPIDPSHIKGLHYVLISHNHLDHCDRRSLALVSANNSQAIYLTGLKMEGLLHKLTHSEKIQTAGWYQQYQTDDRIRVYYLPARHWTKRGLRDENSQLWGAFVLQGGGKTIYFAADSGYGGHFADVGRLFPVIDYCIIGIGAYKPEWFMAQSHVSPVNAVRAFNDMHARVMIPMHYGTFDLADEPVGDPIAHLLQLERQGSIHGKLEHRAIGEKLPI, encoded by the coding sequence ATGGAATATGTTTCAAATCCGGCATTGGCCGGCATGCAATTACCATTTGAATGGAAAGGGACGCCAGTTGATGATAAAGGCCGGTTTGCAAACTATGAGTATCCGCATCTTTACTCGCTGACAGATGTGTTGAAATGGAAGTTGTCACGCAATCCGCAGCGGGCTGAGAAGAAGGCGGAAGTATGGCAGCCTGCTATTGACCATAACGAAGATTTTCTCCATAGCCAGGAAGATTGTATCGTATGGCTGGGACATGCGTCATTCTTTATCCGGCTGGCAGGTGTTAACATACTGATCGACCCGGTGTTCTACAATGTGACGATGGTAAAAAGGGTCGCACCATTTCCGATTGACCCTTCCCACATTAAAGGGCTGCATTATGTCCTGATCTCCCACAATCACCTGGACCATTGCGACCGGCGTAGTCTGGCACTGGTGTCGGCAAACAATTCGCAGGCCATTTATCTCACCGGACTGAAAATGGAGGGACTGCTGCATAAACTTACCCATAGTGAAAAGATCCAGACAGCTGGCTGGTATCAACAGTATCAGACGGATGATCGTATCCGTGTGTATTATCTGCCAGCCAGGCACTGGACAAAAAGAGGACTCAGGGATGAGAATAGTCAGTTGTGGGGTGCTTTTGTATTGCAGGGCGGCGGAAAGACGATTTACTTTGCGGCGGATTCAGGCTATGGTGGTCATTTTGCAGATGTGGGCCGCCTGTTTCCAGTAATAGATTATTGCATCATTGGCATTGGAGCGTACAAGCCGGAATGGTTCATGGCACAAAGCCATGTATCTCCTGTGAATGCGGTACGTGCCTTTAATGATATGCACGCCCGTGTGATGATCCCTATGCACTACGGCACTTTTGACCTCGCGGATGAGCCAGTCGGAGATCCTATTGCTCACCTGTTACAGCTGGAACGGCAGGGGTCGATCCATGGAAAGCTGGAACATAGGGCAATTGGAGAAAAATTACCGATATGA
- a CDS encoding serine hydrolase domain-containing protein — MKLLLPLLLLFTTGSIRAQSVETFADSIRQQYRIPALGFAVISSDSVLVCHTTGVQRFNTSYTVKSDDRFHIGSNTKAITAFIAAQLVKEKKIQWNTTILSLFPELRWRTRYVYDTVTLANLLTFRGKLQGYTYNTPKPAFEDLHGNYAQQRMQLAADFLTQEPMKTNNGLTPSNVDYIVAGLMLEKASGKSYKELVNDLGKQLQIDFRFDYPNLKDTLQPWGHDADLRPLPPAESYKMNWLLAAGNINVRLDEYTRFIQLQLKGLKGKSNLLPQKTFEQLLFGMPVFSYGWFGNIDEVTGHHIATNEGNAGAFITKVQVIREADRAYVVFTNAATAETQEGIAVLLKELSLRYGR; from the coding sequence ATGAAACTTTTATTACCGCTGCTGTTGCTGTTTACGACAGGCAGCATCCGTGCCCAGTCTGTTGAAACCTTCGCCGATAGTATTCGGCAGCAGTACCGTATTCCCGCTCTCGGCTTCGCCGTTATTTCTTCTGACAGTGTGTTGGTCTGCCATACCACCGGTGTGCAGCGTTTTAATACCAGTTATACAGTCAAATCAGATGATAGATTTCATATCGGTTCCAATACCAAGGCCATCACCGCTTTTATTGCGGCTCAGCTGGTGAAGGAAAAGAAGATCCAGTGGAACACAACCATCCTGTCGCTCTTCCCCGAACTGAGATGGCGCACCCGTTATGTCTACGATACTGTTACACTGGCTAACCTCCTTACTTTCAGGGGGAAATTACAGGGATACACCTACAATACACCTAAACCTGCATTTGAAGACCTGCATGGCAACTATGCACAGCAGCGTATGCAGCTGGCGGCCGACTTCCTGACGCAGGAGCCGATGAAGACTAACAACGGATTGACACCTTCCAACGTGGACTATATTGTGGCCGGACTGATGCTGGAAAAAGCATCAGGAAAGTCCTATAAAGAACTGGTGAATGACCTGGGAAAACAGTTACAGATCGATTTCCGGTTTGATTATCCTAATCTAAAAGATACACTCCAGCCGTGGGGGCATGACGCCGACCTGCGTCCTTTACCACCAGCAGAGAGTTACAAGATGAACTGGCTGCTGGCGGCAGGAAATATTAATGTACGACTGGATGAATATACCCGTTTTATTCAGTTACAATTAAAAGGGTTGAAAGGAAAGAGCAACCTGCTGCCGCAGAAGACATTTGAGCAACTGCTGTTTGGCATGCCGGTATTTTCCTATGGTTGGTTCGGCAACATCGATGAGGTCACCGGGCATCATATTGCCACCAACGAAGGGAATGCAGGTGCATTCATCACTAAAGTGCAGGTCATCAGGGAAGCCGACCGGGCATATGTGGTCTTTACCAATGCGGCTACTGCTGAGACACAGGAAGGTATTGCAGTATTGCTGAAAGAGCTCTCTCTGCGTTATGGCAGATAA
- a CDS encoding lactonase family protein: MLKRSSLLLLLAMLLDMTGYAQQTYLFVGSYNDAKEKDGIYVYSMDMQSGQLQPACTFAGMLNPSYLILSHDGQYIYACSETRTAGMGTVSSYAFDSKQQKIRFLSKQGSGGDNPVYLAIDKTGHWLVNGNYTGSSMAIHPLLADGGISPSVTVFYIKDSSITDRQKSAHIHSTVFSPDYKYVFATDLGADKIRRYRFDATADQALREDSFIRATPGSGPRHFTFHPNGQFAYCIEEMAGAISIYRYQDGRLDSLQRILTHDDRPRSYYNSADIHISPDGLFLYASNRGEENNIAIYRIQPDGRLTFVAYQSTLGDHPRNFLIDPTGQFLIVANQISGDVIVFRRNKQTGLLTYTGVRVQMTGPSSLQIKTYTN, translated from the coding sequence TTGTTAAAACGATCCTCCCTACTGCTGTTACTGGCAATGCTTCTCGATATGACTGGCTATGCCCAGCAAACCTATTTATTTGTCGGCTCCTATAATGACGCCAAAGAGAAAGATGGTATCTATGTCTACAGTATGGATATGCAGAGCGGCCAGCTGCAACCGGCCTGCACATTCGCAGGCATGCTGAATCCCTCTTATCTTATTCTCTCACATGATGGTCAATACATCTACGCTTGTAGCGAAACCAGGACGGCGGGTATGGGTACTGTCAGCAGTTATGCATTTGACAGCAAACAACAGAAGATCAGATTCCTTAGTAAACAGGGTAGCGGGGGAGATAATCCTGTATACCTTGCTATCGATAAGACGGGTCACTGGCTGGTAAACGGGAACTATACAGGCAGTAGTATGGCTATACATCCATTGCTGGCAGACGGAGGGATTAGCCCGTCTGTGACCGTTTTTTATATAAAGGATAGTAGCATTACAGACAGACAGAAAAGCGCACATATACATTCAACCGTCTTCTCACCGGATTATAAATATGTTTTCGCTACCGATCTGGGCGCTGATAAGATCAGGCGTTACCGCTTTGATGCAACCGCTGACCAGGCGTTACGGGAAGACAGTTTTATACGCGCAACGCCCGGGAGTGGCCCCAGGCATTTTACATTCCATCCCAATGGACAGTTCGCGTATTGTATCGAAGAAATGGCCGGTGCGATATCTATCTACCGCTATCAGGATGGACGACTGGACAGCCTGCAGCGTATCCTGACACACGACGATCGACCACGCAGTTATTATAACAGTGCCGACATACATATTTCCCCCGATGGATTATTTCTTTATGCTTCCAACCGCGGTGAAGAAAATAATATTGCTATCTATCGTATTCAGCCTGACGGGCGCCTTACATTTGTGGCATACCAGTCTACATTAGGTGATCATCCGCGTAATTTCCTTATTGATCCTACCGGCCAGTTCCTGATCGTTGCTAACCAGATCAGCGGAGACGTCATTGTATTCCGCAGGAACAAGCAGACAGGTTTACTGACCTATACCGGTGTCAGGGTGCAAATGACCGGTCCGTCCAGTTTACAGATAAAAACATATACCAACTGA
- a CDS encoding M1 family metallopeptidase — protein sequence MMNIYSKLLPAIFLLLGTGGLTMAQDVRADVQHYNIFLTLNDQTDKISAVTAITVRFTQDVPELSLDLVGRSSRDTGMAISAVTEGKVKVPFKQHSESVRLTVRAKKGEIHTYRIAYSGIPANGMIISTNKFGKRTFFTDNWPNRAHYWLPSIDHPSDKATVEFTVVAPAHYTVIANGLKKEETTLPGQLKRTRYAETVVLPTKVFAVGVADFAVDHSGDVTDIPVYSYVFPENKVQGFQDYAKAVEILQFFIDKIGPYAYKKLANVQSKTMFGGMENASTIFYEEGSVGSKFIEELIAHEVAHQWFGDAVTESSWEHVWLSEGFATYMTLVYMEHKYGTDTLKEELRTDRKKIVSFAARRHTPVIDTSRQGGYMQLLNANSYQKGSWILHMLRRQVGDTAFWKGIRAYFAAYNGRNANTQDFKREMEKASGQDLGTFFQQWLYTPGMPIVSVRKGTEPHTMIIEQKQDSLFTFPLEFKATGSSALQHITIKDRITVVRVPGAEEIQIDPEINLLIKDDWK from the coding sequence ATGATGAATATATACAGCAAGTTGTTACCCGCCATATTTTTGTTGCTGGGAACAGGCGGCTTAACCATGGCACAGGATGTCAGGGCCGATGTACAACATTATAACATATTCCTGACCTTAAATGATCAGACTGATAAGATCAGTGCTGTTACGGCCATCACTGTACGTTTTACCCAGGATGTCCCTGAGCTCTCCCTTGATCTCGTCGGCCGTTCCTCCAGAGACACAGGCATGGCTATATCGGCTGTGACTGAAGGAAAAGTGAAGGTGCCTTTTAAACAGCATAGTGAAAGTGTACGTCTGACAGTCCGCGCGAAGAAGGGAGAGATACATACCTACCGTATAGCCTACAGTGGTATCCCTGCAAACGGGATGATCATTTCTACCAATAAGTTTGGCAAACGCACCTTCTTCACTGATAACTGGCCTAACCGTGCACACTATTGGCTGCCTTCTATTGATCATCCTTCCGATAAGGCCACTGTTGAATTTACCGTCGTAGCGCCTGCTCACTATACTGTGATCGCCAACGGTCTTAAGAAGGAAGAGACTACACTACCCGGACAACTGAAAAGGACCCGCTATGCAGAAACCGTTGTATTGCCTACCAAAGTATTCGCAGTAGGCGTAGCGGATTTCGCTGTAGATCATTCCGGCGATGTAACAGATATTCCTGTATACAGTTATGTATTCCCCGAAAATAAGGTACAAGGCTTTCAGGATTATGCCAAAGCCGTGGAAATACTACAGTTTTTCATAGACAAGATCGGACCTTATGCCTATAAAAAGCTCGCTAATGTACAGTCTAAGACGATGTTTGGAGGGATGGAGAATGCCAGTACTATTTTCTATGAGGAGGGATCTGTCGGATCAAAATTCATAGAAGAGTTGATCGCACATGAAGTAGCACACCAATGGTTCGGTGATGCTGTGACGGAATCCAGCTGGGAGCACGTATGGCTGAGCGAAGGATTTGCGACGTACATGACACTGGTGTATATGGAGCACAAGTACGGTACTGATACATTGAAGGAGGAACTCCGCACTGATCGTAAAAAGATAGTCAGCTTTGCTGCGCGCAGACACACACCTGTTATAGATACTTCCCGCCAGGGTGGGTACATGCAGCTGCTGAACGCTAACAGTTACCAGAAAGGAAGCTGGATACTGCACATGTTACGCCGTCAGGTAGGCGATACTGCTTTCTGGAAAGGTATCCGCGCCTATTTCGCTGCCTATAACGGCCGTAATGCCAATACCCAGGACTTTAAGCGGGAAATGGAAAAAGCCAGCGGCCAGGATCTCGGTACCTTCTTTCAGCAATGGCTGTATACGCCTGGCATGCCAATAGTGTCTGTGCGCAAAGGGACCGAACCTCATACCATGATCATAGAGCAGAAACAGGATAGCCTGTTTACGTTCCCTCTGGAGTTTAAAGCAACCGGCAGTTCAGCATTACAGCATATCACCATCAAAGACCGTATCACGGTCGTGCGTGTACCTGGTGCAGAAGAGATACAGATAGATCCGGAGATCAACCTGCTGATCAAAGACGACTGGAAATGA
- a CDS encoding secondary thiamine-phosphate synthase enzyme YjbQ, which produces MKIYQETLLLRERRRGFHLITTEVLQAIPQLREIKTGMCQVFIQHTSASLTINENADPTVRQDFEMYFNKAVPENDPDYAHDYEGSDDMPAHLKAAMLGSSVMIPVRNGNFALGTWQGIYLCEHRNAGGNRRLVITLWGE; this is translated from the coding sequence ATGAAGATATACCAGGAAACATTGCTTTTACGGGAAAGAAGAAGAGGATTTCACCTGATCACCACAGAGGTGCTGCAGGCCATTCCGCAGCTCAGGGAGATCAAAACAGGCATGTGCCAGGTCTTTATCCAGCATACTTCGGCCTCCCTCACCATTAATGAGAATGCTGACCCGACAGTACGACAGGATTTTGAAATGTATTTTAACAAAGCCGTACCCGAGAATGATCCTGACTACGCACATGACTATGAAGGCTCCGACGATATGCCTGCGCACCTGAAAGCAGCCATGCTGGGTAGTTCAGTAATGATCCCCGTCCGTAACGGTAATTTTGCACTTGGTACCTGGCAGGGTATTTATTTGTGTGAACACCGCAACGCCGGCGGTAACAGGAGGCTCGTGATCACACTTTGGGGAGAATAA
- a CDS encoding universal stress protein, which produces MKTLLIPVDFSATSDNAVNFAIEWTRAYGYNRIILLKTFYDTVFDHIVVSAEYAPVSPHYMAREREQAATRMEDLSREISLKTRGVDVIAMVSEAPLLRAIMEVVREESPEMIILGSDNYRYSSGSFIAGNLISIAKASPVRVLIVPSTYTYKPVENILVPCDYNMLDSLNKVRTLEIPRQWKNSKLLVLNVDHKERYLNPDDQLKAAEQHIHERLQNYPHEICYSNDKNIINGILSFIQQRHIQLIISLPGKHSFLYYLTHKSISDAICRNAQEPVLILK; this is translated from the coding sequence ATGAAAACATTACTGATTCCCGTTGATTTCTCCGCTACCTCAGACAACGCCGTGAATTTTGCCATCGAATGGACGAGGGCATACGGATACAACCGGATCATCCTGCTCAAAACCTTTTACGATACAGTATTCGACCATATAGTGGTCTCCGCTGAATATGCACCAGTAAGCCCTCATTACATGGCCAGAGAGCGGGAACAGGCTGCAACCCGCATGGAAGACCTTTCCCGGGAAATATCCCTGAAAACGCGCGGTGTGGATGTTATCGCCATGGTCAGCGAGGCACCCCTGTTACGGGCTATCATGGAAGTGGTCCGTGAAGAATCGCCTGAGATGATCATATTGGGCAGTGACAACTACCGCTATTCCAGCGGCAGCTTTATTGCCGGTAACCTGATCTCTATCGCAAAAGCCAGTCCTGTCCGGGTACTGATCGTACCATCCACCTACACATATAAACCGGTAGAGAACATCCTGGTGCCTTGTGACTACAACATGCTGGATTCCCTGAACAAAGTGAGAACACTGGAGATCCCACGCCAGTGGAAAAACAGTAAACTACTGGTACTCAATGTAGATCACAAGGAAAGATATCTCAATCCGGACGACCAGTTGAAAGCGGCCGAGCAGCATATACATGAAAGACTACAAAATTACCCGCACGAGATCTGCTACAGCAACGATAAAAATATCATCAATGGTATTCTGAGTTTCATCCAGCAGCGTCATATACAACTGATCATTTCATTACCAGGTAAACACAGCTTCCTTTATTATCTGACCCATAAAAGCATTTCCGACGCGATCTGTCGCAATGCCCAGGAACCCGTGCTTATATTGAAATAG
- a CDS encoding PAS domain-containing protein — MEKGFTLRALLLGSEREFSFGHRIFNMTCVITMVILSTFICVNLLIHEMQAALLVSGLFCLQVFYYILSRKFRHYRRIIVWYVISVYSGLICNYYLNAGIDGPSLLLFYTTFQLALNVTSRKRYILWMILSLLIPAGLIFTEFYFQGSVGGFYESKTAKTIDLFGCYALALVYIFFASYSFRKELDVQHEREKRSGAELMEYGIRLQAFFESLSDTFILLDKEMKIIYFNKAALDLSIAEYGRKIEPELAIDQFVHESNKMSFYHGFNTALNGEPITIDFRREYSVKETWWQITFNPARNERDEIIGVTTVMKDITDAYLYRLRIERKNDLLEKIAFIQAHELRGPLTSVQGLIELIKDEYREMDLVYTKKLEEGLNRLDVKIKEIIALSSDRNDMT; from the coding sequence ATGGAAAAAGGCTTCACCCTCCGTGCCTTGTTGCTCGGGAGTGAACGTGAGTTTTCCTTCGGGCACCGGATATTCAATATGACCTGTGTGATCACAATGGTCATTCTCTCCACCTTCATTTGTGTCAATCTCCTCATCCATGAAATGCAGGCTGCACTGCTGGTCAGCGGGTTGTTTTGTTTGCAGGTGTTCTACTACATACTCTCGCGTAAATTCAGGCACTACCGGAGGATCATCGTCTGGTATGTCATATCGGTTTACAGTGGTCTGATTTGCAATTATTACCTGAATGCCGGCATTGACGGTCCGAGTCTGCTGTTATTTTATACCACCTTTCAGCTGGCACTGAATGTCACCTCCAGAAAACGATATATCCTGTGGATGATCTTAAGCTTGCTGATCCCGGCTGGACTGATCTTTACAGAATTCTATTTCCAGGGGTCGGTGGGTGGCTTCTACGAAAGTAAAACGGCCAAAACGATCGACCTGTTTGGTTGTTATGCACTAGCACTCGTTTATATCTTCTTTGCCAGCTACAGCTTCAGAAAAGAACTGGACGTGCAGCATGAAAGGGAGAAAAGATCCGGGGCGGAGCTCATGGAATACGGCATCAGGTTACAGGCGTTCTTTGAAAGTCTGTCGGATACATTTATCCTGCTGGACAAAGAGATGAAGATCATCTACTTTAACAAAGCAGCACTTGATCTTTCCATCGCAGAATATGGCAGGAAAATAGAACCCGAGCTGGCCATTGATCAATTCGTGCACGAATCGAATAAAATGTCTTTTTATCATGGGTTCAATACGGCGCTCAATGGAGAACCGATCACCATCGATTTCCGCAGGGAATATTCCGTAAAAGAAACCTGGTGGCAGATCACGTTCAATCCTGCGCGTAATGAGCGGGATGAGATCATCGGCGTTACTACCGTCATGAAGGATATTACGGACGCCTACCTGTACCGGCTCAGGATCGAACGTAAGAACGATCTGCTGGAAAAGATCGCATTTATACAGGCGCATGAGCTACGTGGTCCGCTGACCTCCGTACAGGGCCTTATAGAGCTGATTAAGGACGAATATCGTGAAATGGACCTGGTATACACTAAAAAGCTGGAAGAGGGGTTAAACAGGCTGGATGTAAAGATAAAAGAGATCATTGCACTCTCCTCTGACAGAAATGATATGACATAA
- a CDS encoding metallophosphoesterase family protein yields MDAENKKVRIAAVADIHVTDMDKNKWTDYFKHVSGNADVLLICGDLTNTGDENEAKILADELKACTIPVVAVLGNHDYEKGRQKLIRQTLQNENVHILDGEAVVINDVGFAGVKGFGGGFDNFMLSMFGEDAMKAFVQEAVDEALHLDRALARIDQQHEHLKKIAVLHYSPTQETVKGEPEAIFPFLGSSRLAEPLTRREVTAVFHGHAHMGTLEGTLTGGVRVYNVAKPVLVKAGYEMPYYILEV; encoded by the coding sequence ATGGATGCTGAAAACAAGAAAGTAAGGATTGCTGCTGTAGCTGATATTCATGTTACAGATATGGACAAGAACAAATGGACTGACTATTTTAAACATGTTTCAGGTAACGCGGATGTCCTGCTGATCTGTGGTGACCTTACTAATACAGGAGATGAGAACGAGGCAAAGATCCTGGCTGATGAACTGAAAGCATGTACAATACCTGTAGTGGCTGTGTTAGGTAATCACGACTATGAAAAAGGCAGGCAGAAATTAATCCGGCAAACATTGCAAAATGAAAATGTACATATTCTCGACGGGGAAGCGGTCGTCATCAACGATGTTGGATTTGCTGGTGTTAAAGGCTTCGGTGGTGGTTTTGATAACTTCATGTTATCGATGTTCGGAGAAGATGCCATGAAGGCCTTCGTACAGGAGGCAGTAGATGAAGCGTTACATCTGGACCGCGCCCTGGCCAGAATAGATCAGCAGCATGAACATTTAAAGAAGATCGCTGTATTACACTATTCACCTACCCAGGAAACTGTTAAAGGAGAACCGGAAGCTATTTTCCCTTTTCTGGGTTCATCCAGACTGGCAGAACCGCTCACCCGCCGGGAGGTAACTGCGGTCTTTCATGGTCATGCACATATGGGGACGCTGGAAGGTACATTGACAGGTGGCGTACGCGTATACAACGTGGCAAAGCCTGTCCTTGTAAAAGCCGGTTATGAGATGCCTTACTATATACTGGAGGTATAA
- a CDS encoding nucleotidyltransferase, whose translation MMMTEEQKDVAQLFYREALGLLVESKLDFMLGGGFALFSYTGLYRDTKDLDIFCMPTQYTEILKLFSSHGYQIELTDVRWLAKVFKDDYYIDIIFSSTNNICVVDESWYAHATEAVVMDHAVKLIGAEEMIWSKVFIQNRERFDGADVNHVFLRYGKQLDWQRLLHRLDPHWHLLLSQILNFQFVYPSDYADIVPRWLFDELMKRAHEQYDLPACVEKVCRGPLIDQTQYAVDVTDWHYKGMTIKTV comes from the coding sequence ATGATGATGACAGAAGAACAAAAAGACGTTGCACAGCTGTTCTACCGGGAAGCATTAGGGCTGCTGGTAGAAAGCAAGCTTGATTTTATGCTGGGGGGCGGATTTGCCCTGTTCAGTTATACAGGACTTTACAGGGATACAAAAGACCTGGATATTTTCTGTATGCCAACGCAGTATACCGAGATACTGAAACTGTTCTCTTCGCATGGTTACCAGATAGAATTAACCGATGTAAGATGGCTGGCAAAAGTATTTAAAGATGATTATTACATTGATATCATCTTTAGTAGTACGAACAACATCTGTGTGGTAGATGAGAGCTGGTATGCACATGCTACTGAAGCAGTAGTGATGGACCATGCCGTGAAGCTCATAGGAGCGGAAGAGATGATATGGAGTAAGGTCTTTATACAGAACAGGGAACGCTTTGATGGTGCGGATGTGAATCACGTGTTCTTACGTTATGGGAAACAGCTGGACTGGCAAAGATTGCTACACCGGCTCGATCCACACTGGCACCTGCTCCTGTCACAAATACTGAACTTCCAGTTCGTTTATCCTTCCGACTATGCGGATATTGTACCGCGCTGGTTGTTTGATGAACTGATGAAACGTGCGCATGAACAGTACGACCTGCCTGCATGTGTTGAAAAGGTATGCAGAGGTCCGCTCATAGATCAGACACAATATGCGGTCGATGTTACCGACTGGCACTATAAGGGGATGACTATAAAAACGGTTTGA